In Embleya scabrispora, the DNA window GAACCAGGTCAGCAAGGTCGGCGCGATCCTGGACCCGGCCGCCGACCGGCTCTACATCCTCGCCACCCTGGTCGGCCTGACCTGGCGCGAGATCCTGCCGATCTGGCTGACCGCGATCATCCTGGGCCGCGAGTTGTTCATGGGCGTGGTGCTGTTGATCCTGCGCCGGCACCGCTACGGCGCGCTCTCGGTCAGCTTCGTCGGCAAGGCCGCGACCTTCAATCTCATGTACGCCTTCCCGCTCCTGCTGCTCAGCGACGGCACCGGACGTGTCGCAACTCTCGCCGCGATCTTCGGATGGGCGTTCGCCTGGTGGGGTACCGCGCTGTACTGGTGGGCAGGAGTCCTCTACGCAGCCCAGGCCAAACGGCTCGTGGCCGCGGACAAGGCGAGTCGCACAGCGACCGCCGGGTAGCGAAGGGAACGCCGGACAACACGGCGATCACGAGATACTCAAGCCACGCCACCCGGCCCCGGCAATTCAGCCGTGGGTGCGGGTGGTGTGACGCGATAGGAGGACGAGACCGATGAAGGCCGTCGTCATGGCCGGAGGCGAAGGCACCCGCCTGCGCCCGATGACCTCCAGCATGCCCAAGCCGCTGCTGCCGGTGGTCAACCGACCGATCATGGAGCATGTGCTAAGGCTCCTCAAGCGCCACGGGCTTTCCGAGACCGTCGTCACCGTCCAGTTCCTCGCGTCGCTCGTACGCAACTACTTCGGCGACGGCGAAGAACTCGGCATGAGCCTGACGTACGCGAACGAGGAGACCCCGCTCGGCACCGCGGGCAGCGTCAAGAACGCCGAGGAGGCGCTCAAGGACGACACGTTCCTGGTCATCTCCGGCGACGCACTCACCGACTTCGACCTCACGGCACTGGTCGAGTACCACCGGGCCAAGGGGGCCCTGGTCACCGTCTGTCTGACCCGGGTGCCCGACCCCCTCGAATTCGGCATCACGATCATCGACGACGAGGGCCGGGTGGACCGGTTCCTGGAGAAGCCGACCTGGGGTCAGGTCTTCTCGGACACCGTCAACACCGGCATCTACGTGATGGAACCCGAGGTCTTCGACTACGTCGCCGCGGGTGTGTCGGTGGACTGGTCGGGTGACGTGTTCCCCAAGCTCCTCAAGGAGGGCAAGCCGATCTACGGCTATGTCGCCGAGGGCTACTGGGAGGACGTCGGCACCCACGAGAGCTACCTCAAGGCCCAGGCCGACGTGCTCACCGGCAAGGTCGACGTGGACATCGACGGCTTCGAACTGTCCCCGGGGGTATGGGTCGCCGAGGGCGCCGAGGTGGACCGCGACGCGATCCTCAAGGGCCCGCTCTACATCGGCGACTACGCCAAGGTCGAGGGCGGCGTGGAACTGCGCGAGCACACCGTGCTCGGCTCCAACGTGGTGGTCAAGCGCGGCGCCTTCCTGCACAAGGCGGTGGTGCACGACAACGTCTACATCGGCCCGCAGACCAATCTGCGCGGCTGTGTGATCGGCAAGAACACCGACGTGATGCGCGCCGCCCGGATCGAGGAGGGCGCGGTCATCGGCGACGAGTGCCTGATCGAGGAGGAGTCGCTGGTCTCCGGCGACGTGCGGATCTATCCGTTCAAGACGATCGAGGCCGGCGCGGTCGTCAACACCTCGGTGATCTGGGAGTCGCGCGGTCAGAAGTACCTGTTCGGCCCGCGCGGGGTCTCCGGCATCCTCAATGTCGAGATCACCCCCGAACTCGCCGTCCGGCTGGCCGGGGCCTACGCCACCACGCTCAAGAAGGGCGCCACCGTCACCACCGCGCGCGACCACTCGCGCGGTGCCCGGGCGCTCAAGCGGGCGGTGATCTCCGCGCTCCAGGCCAGCGCGATCAACGTGCGCGACCTGGAGAACGTGCCGATGCCGGTGGCCCGTCAGGAGACCGCGCGCGGCTCGGCCGGCGGGATCATGATCCGAACCACGCCCGGGGTGCCGGACTCGGTGGACATCATGTTCTTCGACGAGCGCGGGGCCGACCTCTCGCAGGCCGCGCAGCGCAAGCTCGACCGGGTCTTCTCGCGCCAGGAGTATCGCCGGGCCTTCCCCGGCGAGATCGGGGAACTCACGTTCCCCGCGCGGCCGTTCGACAGCTACTCCGGATCGCTGCTGAAGGCCCTGGACATCACCGGGGTGCCCGAGTCCGGGCTCAAGGTGGTGGTGGACGCCGCGCACGGCAACGCCGCCCTGCTGCTGCCCAGCATCCTGGGCCGGCTGGGCATCGACGCGCTCACCGTCAACTCCGGGCTCGACGACGCCCGGCCCACCGAGACCGCCGACGAGCGGCACGAGGGGCTGCTGCGGCTCGGCGAGATCGTCGCCTCCTCGAAGTCCGGGTTCGGCGTGCGCTTCGACCCGGTCGGCGAGCGCATGTCGCTGGTGGACGAGCGCGGCCGGATCATCGACGACCACCGGGCGCTGCTCGTCCTGCTCGACTGCGTGGCGGCCGAGCGCGGCGGCGGCAAGATCGCGCTGCCGGTGACCACGACCCGGATCGCCGAGCAGGTCGCGGCCTATCACGGCGTCCAGGTGCAGTGGACCACCACCTCGCCCGACGACCTGGCGCGGGCCGCCCAGTCCGACGACACGATCTTCGGCGGCGACGGGCGCGGCGGGTTCGTCATCCCCGAGTTCAGCACCGTCTTCGACGGCACCGCCGCGTTCGTCCGGCTGATCGGCCTGGTCGCGCGCACCCAGCTGACGCTGAGCCAGATCGACGCGCGCATCCCGCGCGCGCACGTGCGCCGGCGGGACGTGGCCACGCCGTGGGCGGCCAAGGGCATGGTGATGCGCCGCGTGGTCGAGGCCGCGGGCGACCGGGAGATCGACACCACCGACGGCGTGCGCGTGGTGGAGACCGACGGCCGCTGGGCGCTGGTGCTGCCGGACCCGGCCGAGGCGGTCACACACGTGTGGGCCGAGGGCCCCGACGACGACGCCGCGGACGAACTCCTGGACGAGTGGAGCCGGGTGGTGGAGCACGCGGGCGACTGACGCCCGTTCCCCCTCGATCCGATCCCGCTCGCCGGCCGCCGCCGTCGGCGGTGGCCGGGAGTGTCTTGTAGGGTCTTTTCCGGCCGTGGATCGCCGCACGCGATCCGCGGCCGGATCCCGTATCGGACCCTGCAGCCGGCACTCCGACCGGCATGGAACGATGGGGCGCATGTCAACGCGGGAGACACCGGGAACAAGCCGGTACAGGCGGCCGGACGCCTCGATGTCCCTGCTCGTGGACATGATGACCAACAGCCTCGACGCCGGCTACGCGGAAGCCACCGCGCGGCGCGCGGTGCGCGGCGACACCGGCATGAACAAGGGCCCGCTGGCCCGGATACTCGCGGTCGTCGGAGTCGCGCTGATCGCGATGATCCTGATGGTCGCCGCGATGAAGGTGCACGCCGCCGCGCCGCAGGCCGAGCGCGAGCGGCACCAGCTGGTCGACCGCATCCACGCCGACGAGGCAGAGGTGGACGGCCTCCAGTCCACCGTGGAGCGGTTGCGCGACGAGGTGGACGCGATCCAGGAGGTCTCCCTGCCCAAGGGGGCCAAGGACCGGGTCGAACTGCTCGCGCTGCTCACCGGATCCGAACCGGTCGAGGGGCCGGGGCTGAAGGTGGTCGCCGACGACGCCAAGGGCTCGGACAACACCAACGGCACCAGCGACCCGCGCCAGGCCGAGGCCGCGGCCAACGGCCGGATCCTGGACCGGGACCTCCAGCGGCTGGTCAACGGCCTGTGGAAGGCCGGCGCCGAGGCCATCTCGATCAACAACCAGCGGCTGACCGCGCTGTCCGCGATCCGCGCCGCCGGTGCCTCGATCCTGGTCGACAACCGCCCGCTCGCGCCGCCCTATACGATCCTGGCGATCGGCAACGCGAAGCCGATGCAGGTGGAGTTCATGGTCGGCGCGGACGGGCGGTATCTGCGCCAGTTGCAGGAGAACTACGGGATCCGGGTCAACCTGAGCGCGCAGAAGAAGATGAAGCTGCCCGCCGCCCTGGGCACCTCGCTGCGCTACGCGAACCCGGCGGGCGCGCCGCCGCCGGCCCCGCCGCCGAGCACCCCGGCCAAGTCGACCCCGACCACACCGCCCGCCACGCCCTCGGGCACCGGCGGACCGCCGAGCGGTTCGGCCCGGCCGACCGGCGCGCCGACAACGTCGCAAAAGGCGACCGAACGAAAGGGTAAACAGTGATCGCGGTCCTCGGCCTGGTCCTCGGGGTCGTGGTCGGGTATCTCGCCCGACCCGTGATCCCGCACGAGCTGGAGCCGTACCTGCCCATCGCGGTCGTGGCCGCCCTCGACGCGGTCTTCGGCGGCCTGCGCGCACTGCTCGACGGCATCTTCGACGACAAGGTCTTCGTGGTCTCGTTCCTGTCGAACGTGGTCGTCGCGGCCCTGATCGTCTTCCTCGGCGACAAGCTGGGCGTCGGCGCGCAGTTGTCCACCGGCGTGGT includes these proteins:
- a CDS encoding small basic family protein, yielding MIAVLGLVLGVVVGYLARPVIPHELEPYLPIAVVAALDAVFGGLRALLDGIFDDKVFVVSFLSNVVVAALIVFLGDKLGVGAQLSTGVVVVLGIRIFSNAAAIRRHVFRA
- a CDS encoding DUF881 domain-containing protein, with translation MSLLVDMMTNSLDAGYAEATARRAVRGDTGMNKGPLARILAVVGVALIAMILMVAAMKVHAAAPQAERERHQLVDRIHADEAEVDGLQSTVERLRDEVDAIQEVSLPKGAKDRVELLALLTGSEPVEGPGLKVVADDAKGSDNTNGTSDPRQAEAAANGRILDRDLQRLVNGLWKAGAEAISINNQRLTALSAIRAAGASILVDNRPLAPPYTILAIGNAKPMQVEFMVGADGRYLRQLQENYGIRVNLSAQKKMKLPAALGTSLRYANPAGAPPPAPPPSTPAKSTPTTPPATPSGTGGPPSGSARPTGAPTTSQKATERKGKQ
- a CDS encoding CDP-alcohol phosphatidyltransferase family protein — encoded protein: MDAHVDAAPPPTREGGVDAPSDRIVTIPNLLSFARLLGVPVFLWLILAPEFGGPKHDLWALALLMLSGISDYLDGKLARRWNQVSKVGAILDPAADRLYILATLVGLTWREILPIWLTAIILGRELFMGVVLLILRRHRYGALSVSFVGKAATFNLMYAFPLLLLSDGTGRVATLAAIFGWAFAWWGTALYWWAGVLYAAQAKRLVAADKASRTATAG
- a CDS encoding mannose-1-phosphate guanyltransferase, with the translated sequence MKAVVMAGGEGTRLRPMTSSMPKPLLPVVNRPIMEHVLRLLKRHGLSETVVTVQFLASLVRNYFGDGEELGMSLTYANEETPLGTAGSVKNAEEALKDDTFLVISGDALTDFDLTALVEYHRAKGALVTVCLTRVPDPLEFGITIIDDEGRVDRFLEKPTWGQVFSDTVNTGIYVMEPEVFDYVAAGVSVDWSGDVFPKLLKEGKPIYGYVAEGYWEDVGTHESYLKAQADVLTGKVDVDIDGFELSPGVWVAEGAEVDRDAILKGPLYIGDYAKVEGGVELREHTVLGSNVVVKRGAFLHKAVVHDNVYIGPQTNLRGCVIGKNTDVMRAARIEEGAVIGDECLIEEESLVSGDVRIYPFKTIEAGAVVNTSVIWESRGQKYLFGPRGVSGILNVEITPELAVRLAGAYATTLKKGATVTTARDHSRGARALKRAVISALQASAINVRDLENVPMPVARQETARGSAGGIMIRTTPGVPDSVDIMFFDERGADLSQAAQRKLDRVFSRQEYRRAFPGEIGELTFPARPFDSYSGSLLKALDITGVPESGLKVVVDAAHGNAALLLPSILGRLGIDALTVNSGLDDARPTETADERHEGLLRLGEIVASSKSGFGVRFDPVGERMSLVDERGRIIDDHRALLVLLDCVAAERGGGKIALPVTTTRIAEQVAAYHGVQVQWTTTSPDDLARAAQSDDTIFGGDGRGGFVIPEFSTVFDGTAAFVRLIGLVARTQLTLSQIDARIPRAHVRRRDVATPWAAKGMVMRRVVEAAGDREIDTTDGVRVVETDGRWALVLPDPAEAVTHVWAEGPDDDAADELLDEWSRVVEHAGD